The following are encoded together in the Deltaproteobacteria bacterium genome:
- a CDS encoding penicillin acylase family protein: MNLLSSLLSPLLRHWARQSRAQRRGTVHLPGLRDDVRVRWDPFAIPYITARTERDLFFAQGYIHAQDRLWQMDLSRRFFSGRLAELFGDRPLPRGDFTRHLRSGNMASVDHFIRLLGIRHTAVLSLPLLSERSARAVEAYCAGVNAYMDLHQRRLPVEFRLLRHRPAPWEPADCLILAKGFALMLSSALVTRLTFLALHGRLENDPDKLRTLMPRYPSWGATITRALSDHGAALVRFVNGSFAENPLTPRGQGSNGWAVDAGHSDEQHALLCNDIHLRMTVPGIWYLNHLRTVTDAGGTQPLEASGLSLPGSPFVYVGHNRDVAWGFVAALCDDGDLYREQIHPEQPELYRTPEGWTEFEHRPETIAVRGGRPVETEIRHTRHGPVLSDILPPRPHDPDVPNREVLSFQWIAHTPGNELGLLDGINRARDWNEFLSGMAHHVTPSLNCIYADTRGNIGYALAGRVPLRPRQEPSWLPLEGWNADHDWTGTIPFDEMPRLFNPPEGIVASANNRMADPDYPYYLSDLVEPPYRIERIRHLLTREKRMNMEDMARIQLDTRSVQAERLLHALRLELMEIANDEPSLRPCVELLEEWDRDCHSNSAGAALFHVLYHRLMRNLWERDLSEELYLSYTEILNQAVAPLDDILTDPESVWFRDNPRKAVLGASLREAQAELTKQQGPDPRNWSWGRLHTLTLAHGLGNRKPLAPFFSLDPFPADGDGVTIRNSYYRHSHPYDQVVGVSMRMLVTLSDPIRSRFVVVPGQAGNPTSPHYRDQVESWRTGSTIPSAESEDEMKAWPVLVLSRGA; encoded by the coding sequence ATGAACCTCCTGTCATCCCTGCTCTCGCCGCTGCTCCGCCACTGGGCACGCCAATCGCGCGCGCAACGCCGGGGCACCGTCCACCTGCCGGGACTCCGTGACGACGTCCGGGTCCGCTGGGACCCCTTCGCCATCCCCTACATCACCGCCCGCACCGAGCGCGACCTCTTCTTCGCCCAGGGATACATCCACGCCCAGGACCGCCTGTGGCAGATGGACCTGAGCCGGCGCTTCTTCAGCGGACGGCTGGCCGAACTCTTCGGCGACAGGCCGCTGCCGCGCGGCGACTTCACGCGGCACCTGCGGTCCGGCAATATGGCGAGCGTCGACCACTTCATCCGCCTGTTGGGCATCAGGCATACGGCCGTGCTCTCCCTGCCCTTGCTGTCGGAGCGATCCGCCCGCGCCGTCGAGGCCTACTGCGCCGGCGTCAACGCCTACATGGACCTGCACCAGCGCCGCCTGCCGGTGGAGTTCCGGCTGCTGCGCCACCGGCCTGCCCCGTGGGAGCCGGCGGACTGCCTCATCCTCGCCAAGGGCTTCGCACTGATGCTCTCGTCCGCCCTCGTCACGCGGCTCACCTTTCTAGCACTCCACGGCCGCCTGGAGAACGACCCCGACAAGCTGCGGACGCTGATGCCGCGTTATCCTTCCTGGGGTGCCACCATCACCCGCGCCCTGAGCGACCACGGCGCGGCGCTGGTGCGCTTCGTCAACGGCAGCTTCGCGGAGAATCCCCTGACCCCCAGGGGCCAGGGAAGCAACGGCTGGGCCGTCGACGCCGGGCACTCGGACGAGCAGCACGCGCTCCTGTGCAACGACATTCACCTGCGAATGACAGTGCCCGGCATCTGGTATCTGAATCATCTCCGCACGGTGACCGACGCGGGAGGAACTCAGCCCTTGGAAGCGTCGGGCCTGTCGCTGCCGGGCTCCCCCTTCGTCTATGTCGGACACAACCGCGACGTGGCCTGGGGATTCGTCGCCGCCCTGTGCGATGACGGCGACCTCTACCGGGAGCAGATCCACCCCGAACAGCCGGAGCTGTACCGCACCCCCGAGGGCTGGACCGAGTTCGAGCACCGGCCCGAAACCATCGCGGTTCGAGGCGGCCGCCCGGTGGAGACCGAAATCCGGCACACCCGGCACGGGCCGGTGCTGTCGGACATCCTTCCGCCGCGGCCCCACGACCCGGATGTTCCAAACAGGGAGGTGTTGTCCTTCCAATGGATCGCGCATACGCCGGGAAACGAGCTGGGACTGCTGGACGGCATCAACCGGGCGCGGGACTGGAACGAGTTCCTGTCCGGTATGGCGCATCACGTCACACCCTCGCTCAACTGCATCTACGCCGACACCCGGGGCAACATCGGGTATGCCCTGGCAGGAAGAGTGCCCCTGCGCCCTCGCCAGGAGCCCTCGTGGCTACCCCTGGAGGGCTGGAACGCCGATCATGACTGGACCGGCACCATCCCATTTGACGAGATGCCGCGCCTTTTCAATCCTCCCGAGGGCATCGTGGCCAGCGCCAACAACCGCATGGCGGACCCGGACTACCCCTACTACCTGTCCGACCTGGTCGAGCCCCCGTACCGCATCGAGCGCATCCGGCACCTGCTCACCCGCGAGAAGCGCATGAACATGGAAGACATGGCCCGGATACAGCTCGACACCCGGTCAGTTCAGGCCGAGCGGCTGTTGCACGCCCTGCGCCTTGAGCTCATGGAGATCGCCAACGACGAACCGTCCTTGCGGCCCTGCGTAGAACTCCTGGAGGAATGGGACCGCGACTGCCACTCCAATTCCGCCGGCGCCGCCCTCTTCCACGTCCTCTACCACCGGCTCATGCGCAACCTCTGGGAAAGAGATCTCAGCGAGGAACTGTACCTGAGCTACACGGAGATTCTGAACCAGGCGGTGGCGCCCCTGGACGACATCCTCACGGACCCCGAATCCGTGTGGTTCCGGGACAACCCCCGGAAGGCCGTATTGGGGGCAAGCCTCCGTGAAGCCCAAGCCGAGCTGACGAAACAGCAGGGCCCCGACCCTCGCAACTGGTCCTGGGGCCGCCTCCACACCCTCACCCTCGCCCACGGCCTCGGAAACAGGAAACCGCTAGCCCCCTTCTTCTCGCTGGACCCCTTCCCCGCCGACGGCGACGGCGTCACCATCCGCAACTCCTACTACCGCCACTCCCACCCCTACGACCAGGTCGTCGGCGTATCGATGCGCATGCTGGTGACCCTGAGCGACCCCATCCGCTCCCGCTTCGTCGTCGTCCCGGGTCAGGCGGGTAATCCGACGTCGCCGCACTACCGAGACCAGGTCGAGTCGTGGCGCACGGGCAGCACGATCCCGTCGGCCGAGTCGGAAGATGAAATGAAGGCGTGGCCGGTCCTGGTGC